GCTCCCGAGCGGCCCGGGTCTGTGGCACGCTTGCGGAAATGAACACGCTGCATCCGCTCAAGCACGTCGAGGCCGGCGTGCTCGCCGTCGCCTTTCACGAAGCCGGGCCGCCGGACGGGCCACCCGTGTTCCTGATGCACGGCTTCCCCTACGACATCCACGCCTATGCCGAGGTCGTGCCGCAACTGGCCGCGTCGGGCTGCCGGGTGCTCGTTCCCTACCTGCGCGGCTATGGTTCCACGCGCTTCCTGCGCACGGACACCCCGCGCTCGGGCGAGCAGGCGGCACTCGGCGCGGACCTGCTGGCGCTGATGGATGCGCTGGCCATTCGGCGCGCCGTGCTGGCCGGCTACGACTGGGGCGGCCGCGCCTGCTGCGTCGTCGCCGCGCTCTGGCCGCAGCGCTGCCGCGGCCTGGTTTCGCTCAACAGCTACAACATCTTCGATCACGCACGCGCGCTGGAGCCGGACACGCCGGAGAACGAGCGCAAGCTCTGGTACCAGTACTACTTCCATTCGGAACGCGGACGCGAGGGCCTGCGCCGCGACCGGCGCGGCATCGCTCGCCTGCTCTGGCGCACCTGGTCGCCCTGCTGGAACTTCGACGAGGCGACCTTCGAGCGCTCGGCCGCGGCCTTCGACAACCCCGACTTCGTCGACGTGGTGATCCACTCGTACCGCCACCGCTATCGGCTGGTCGATGGCGATCCGGCCTATGCCGCGATCGAGCAGGCGCTCGCGGCCCAGCCACCCATCACGGTGCCCGCGATCACCTTCGATGGCGCGGACGACGGCGTGCGGCCGGCCTCGCCCGCATCGGCACATGCCGGTCGCTTCACCGGCAGCCGCGAGCACCGCGTCCTGCCGAAGGTGGGCCACAACCTGCCCCAGGAGGCGCCCGTGGCTTTCGCGGAAGCGGTGCTGCAGCTGGTGCGCGCGGCCTGAGAGACCCCTGCCCGACCTACACTCGCGCATGGCCGCCAAGGATGCGTTCGCACTCTACTGCGCCGAGCTGCTCTCGGCCGTCGGGCCGGCGCGCGTCAAGCGCATGTTCGGCGGCCACGGCCTGTACGTCGACGAGCTCTTCATCGCGATCGTCACCGGCGACGCGCTCTTCCTGAAGGCAGATCCAACCACGGAGCCTGCGTTCGCGGCGGCCGGCTGCCGCATGTTCGAGTACGAGGCGCGTGGCAAGACCATGAGGCTGCACTACTGGTCGGTGCCGGCCGAGGCGATGGACTCCCCGGCCCTGATGGCACCCTGGGCCCAGCGCGCCGTGGAGGCGGCACTCCGGGCGCGGGCCCCGGTGCGGCGAGGAAAGCGCACGCTGAAAATCTGACGCCAGCAGTCAGTCCGCCTCAGTCCGCCTCGGTCCTCCTCAGTCCTTCTTCGCGACCTTGCGGACGCATTCCATGAACTGCGCGGTCGCCGCGGTCGGCCGCTGGCCGCGCAGGGTGATCATGCCCACCGGCGGCAGGTCCACCGCCACATCCAGGCGCAGGGCCTTGACCACGCCGAGCTGCTCGCCATGCCGGGCCACCGAATCCGCCATGAAGGCGACCGCGTCCCGTTCGTGGATGAACGCCAGCTGCGCCAGGAAGGAGGCGCTCTCCACCAGGTCGACCGGCGGGGGCAGCCCATAGCGGAAGAACTGCTGCTCCAGCTTGACCCGCAGTGACGCCCAGGGCGGCGGCAGCACGCAGGGCAGCGATGCGAGGTCGGACCAGGCGACCCGCCGCTTGCCGGCCAGCGCGTGCTGCGGGCGCACCACCGCCCGCATGGGTTCGTTGTACAGCGCCTCCGTCACCAGGTCGGGCGAGGCATAGCCGGGCTCCAGCCGCCCGACGAACAGGTCCAGCTCGCCGATGCGCAGCTTGGGCAGCAGCTGCGTGAGGTCGCCTTCTTCCACCAGCACGGTGGCCTGCGCCGCCCGGCGCTTGAGCAGTTCCACCGCCGGCCCGACCACGGTCGGCAGTGCCACCACCATGGAGCCGATGCGGACGCGGCCGCTGGCGCCGCTTTCCTCCGCCGCGATCTCCTCGCGCGTGCGCTCGTACTCCGCCAGCACCTGGCGGGCAAAGCGGACGATGGAGGCGCCCGCCGGCGTCGGCTCGGTGCCGCGGGTGGAGCGCAGGAACAGGCTCAGGCCCAGCATGCTTTCCACCTCGCCCAGCATGCGCGAGACGGCCGGCTGGCTGACCGCGAGGAACTCGGCCGTGCGGCCCAGGTGGCGGAACTGGTCGAGCGCCACCACCAGCTGCAGGTGGCGCAGCTTGAGGTTGGAACGCAGGGCGCGGTCGATTCGGCTCATGGCGCGATCATAGTTAACGTGGTCTGCATGAAGCGATGATGATTATCGATTTGTCTGTTATGAAGCCGCCGGGAACAATCCGCTGCTCCAGCCCGTCTTTCCGAATGGGCCGCACGCGATTCGTCCACCGACCTCATGAGGAGACATGCATGAATGAACTGAACATCCGCCGCCGCAGCGTGCTGCTGGGCGCCGCCGCCGGCGCGGCCGGCCTGGCCCTGCCGCAGCTGGCGCTGGCGGCCGACACCTACCCCGAGCGGCCGATCACCTTCATCTGCCCCTGGCCGGCCGGCGGCACCGCCGACGCGTCGATGCGCGCCATCTGCCAGACGGCCGCGCGCGTGCTCAAGCAGCCGATCGCGGTGGAGAATCGCGCCGGCGCCGCCGGCATGATCGGCGCCAAGGCGATCGCCTCGGCCAAGGCGGACGGCTACACCATCGGCCAGATCCCGATTTCGGTGACGCGCTTTTCGCAGCTGGGCACGCTGCAGGCCGACCCGCGCAAGGATTTCACCTACCTCGCCCGCACCTCGGGCCAGACCTTCGGCATCGCCGTGCAGCCCGGCTCGCGCTTCAAGACGCTGCAGGAGATGGTGGCCCACGCCAAGGCCAACCCCGGCAAGGTCACCTATGCGCACGCGGGCGTCGGTGGCGCCACGCACGTCGGCATGGAAGAGTTCGCGCTGGCCGCGGGCATCCAGCTCAACGCCATTGCGTACAAGGGCGGCGCCGCCGCGCTGCAGGATACGCTGGGCGGGCAGGTCGACATGCTGGCCGACTCCAGCTCCTGGGCGCCGCACGTGGAAGCTGGCAAGCTGCGCCTGCTGGCCACCTGGGGCGAACAGCGCACGCCGCGCTTCAAGGACACGCCCACGCTCAAGGAGCTGGGCTTCAAGGTGGTGGTCGATGCGCCCAACGGCATCGGCGCGCCGGCCGGCCTGCCGCCGGAGGTCGAGAAGAAGCTGCGCGAGGCGCTGCGCGTCGCTGTCCTGAGCGAGGAGTTCAAGGCTGTGGCCGACCGCATCGATGCACCGGTGATGTATTTGGACGGTCCCGACTACCGCAAGTACGTGGGGCAGGTGTACGAGCACGAGACCCAGTTGATCGAGCGCCTCAAGCTGAAGGAGTTGCTGGCCAAGGGTTGAGCGCTTACTAGCCTCGCCCTGCCCTGCCTGCCTGCCTGTCTGCCCACCGCCCGAATCGCATGAGTCCCCTGATCCGCCTGCATCCCGACGACAACGTCCTGGTCGCCCGCGCGCCGCTGGCGCTGGGCCAGGTCCTGGACGACTTCGGCGTGAAGCTGCGCGCCCAGGTGCCGGCCGGCCACAAGGTCGCCGCGCGCCGCATCGCCCGCGGCGAACCGGTCTACAAGTACAACGCGGTGATCGGCGTGGCCGCGCGCGACATCGAGCCGGGCGACTACGTCCATTCGCACAACCTGGCGCTGGCCGATTTCGAGCGCGACCCGGGCTTCGGCCTGGACGTGCGGCCGGTGGACTACGTCCCCGAGGACCAGCGCGCCCGCTTCCAGGGCTATGTGCGCGAGGACGGCCGGGTCGGCACCCGCAATTTCATCGGCATCCTCAGTTCGGTCAACTGCTCGGCGACCGTCATCAGCCGCATCGCCGCGCACTTCACTCCCGAGCGGCTGCGCGACTTCCCGAACGTCGACGGCGTGGCGGCCTTCGCGCAGACCACCGGCTGCGGCATGTCCTCGCCCAGCGCGCACTTCGACCTGCTGCGTCGCACGCTGGCCGGCTATGCGCGCCACCCGAACCTGGCCGGCGTGCTGATCGTCGGCCTGGGCTGCGAGCGCAACCAGGTGGCCGACCTGGTGGACTCGCAAGGCCTGGAACGCGGCCGCCTGCTGCGCACCATGGTCATGCAGGAGGTCGGCGGCACGCAGGAGACCATCGCCGCCGGCATCCGCGCGGTGGAGGAGATGCTGCCGCTGGCCAATGCCTACCGGCGCCAGCCGGTGCCGGCCAGCCACATCAAGGTGGGCCTGGAGTGCGGCGGCTCCGACGGCTTCTCCGGCATCACCGCCAACCCCGCGCTCGGCGCGGCCATGGACATCCTGGTGCGCCATGGCGGCACCGCCATCCTGTCGGAGACGCCCGAGATCCACGGCGTGGAATACATGCTCACGCGCCGCGCCGTGTCGCCCGAGGTCGGCCGCAAGCTGCTGCAGCGGCTGGACTGGTGGAAGGAATACACCCGCGGCCACAACGGGCAGTTCAACGGCGTGGTCGGCCCGGGCAACCAGGCCGGCGGCCTGGCCAACATCTTCGAGAAGTCGCTGGGTTCCGCCATGAAAGGCGGCACCACGCCGCTGCAGGGCGTGTACGAGTACGCAGAGCCCATCGACCGCAGCGGCTTCGTGTTCATGGACTCGCCGGGCTACGACCCGGTGGCCGTGACCGGCCAGATCGCCAGCGGCGCCAACCTGATCTGCTTCACCACCGGACGCGGCTCGATGTTCGGCTCCAAACCCGCGCCCACCATCAAGCTGGCCACCAACAGCGCGATGTACGAGAAGCTCAAGGGCGATATGGACGTCAACTGCGGCGCCATCCTCGACGGCGAGCTGGACGTGCCGGCGATGGGCCAGCGCATCTTCGAGGCGATCCTGCGCCATGCCTCCGGCGAGCCGACCAAGAGCGAGTCGCTGGGGCTGGGCGACCACGAGTTCGTGCCCTGGCACCTGGGCATCGTGAGCTGAGTCTTCCCCCCTTTTTTTTCTGGAGCACCGCATGCTGGGTCCCCTGGCGCGCCGCGAACTGCTGCGCGATCGCAACTTCATCGCCGGCCGTTGGCAAGGCGCGGCCGGCGGCGCCACGCTCGACGTGGCGGACCCGGCCACGCTGCAGGTCATCGCCCGCGTGGCCGACAGCGGCGCCGCCGATGCGCGGGCCGCGCTCGATTCGGCGCAGGCGGCCTTTCCCGCCTGGCGCGAGCGCACCGGCCGCGAGCGGGCCCAGCTGCTCAAGCAGTGGCACGCGCTGATCCTGGCGCACCAGGAGGACCTGGCGCGCATCATCTCGGCCGAACAGGGCAAGCCGCTGGCCGAAGCGCGGGGCGAGGTGCTGTACGGCGCCTCGTACGTGGAGTGGTTCGCCGAAGAAGCCACCCGCGCCCACGGCGACATCATCCCGGAGCCGGTGCGCGGCAAGAAGCTGATGGCGGTGAAAGAGCCGGTGGGCGTGGTGGCGGCCATCACGCCCTGGAACTTCCCGCTGGCCATGATCGCGCGCAAGCTGGCGCCGGCGCTGGCTGCAGGGTGCTGCGTGGTGGCCAAGCCGGCCGAGGACACGCCACTCACCGCGCTGGCTTTGGTGGCGCTGGCCGAGGAAGCCGGCCTGCCCCCCGGGACGATCAACCTGGTCACCGCCTCGCGCGAGCGCACGCCCGAGGTGGTGGACCTGTGGCTGCGCGATGCGCGGGTGCGCAAGATCACCTTCACCGGCTCCACGCCGGTGGGCAAGCAGCTGGCGCGCGCATCGGCCGACACGCTGAAGAAGCTCTCGCTGGAGCTGGGCGGCAACGCGCCCTTCATCGTGTTCGAGGATGCCGACCTCGACGCCGCCGTCGCTGGCCTGATGGCCGCCAAGTTCCGCAACGGCGGCCAGACCTGCGTCTGCCCCAACCGGGTTTACGTGCACGAGAGCGTGCACGAGCGCTTCGTCGACAAGCTGGCCGCGCGCGTGGGCGCGCTGACGGTGGGACCGGCCACAGATGACGCTTCGCAGATCGG
Above is a window of Ramlibacter tataouinensis DNA encoding:
- a CDS encoding TfoX/Sxy family protein: MAAKDAFALYCAELLSAVGPARVKRMFGGHGLYVDELFIAIVTGDALFLKADPTTEPAFAAAGCRMFEYEARGKTMRLHYWSVPAEAMDSPALMAPWAQRAVEAALRARAPVRRGKRTLKI
- a CDS encoding alpha/beta fold hydrolase; this translates as MNTLHPLKHVEAGVLAVAFHEAGPPDGPPVFLMHGFPYDIHAYAEVVPQLAASGCRVLVPYLRGYGSTRFLRTDTPRSGEQAALGADLLALMDALAIRRAVLAGYDWGGRACCVVAALWPQRCRGLVSLNSYNIFDHARALEPDTPENERKLWYQYYFHSERGREGLRRDRRGIARLLWRTWSPCWNFDEATFERSAAAFDNPDFVDVVIHSYRHRYRLVDGDPAYAAIEQALAAQPPITVPAITFDGADDGVRPASPASAHAGRFTGSREHRVLPKVGHNLPQEAPVAFAEAVLQLVRAA
- a CDS encoding LysR substrate-binding domain-containing protein yields the protein MSRIDRALRSNLKLRHLQLVVALDQFRHLGRTAEFLAVSQPAVSRMLGEVESMLGLSLFLRSTRGTEPTPAGASIVRFARQVLAEYERTREEIAAEESGASGRVRIGSMVVALPTVVGPAVELLKRRAAQATVLVEEGDLTQLLPKLRIGELDLFVGRLEPGYASPDLVTEALYNEPMRAVVRPQHALAGKRRVAWSDLASLPCVLPPPWASLRVKLEQQFFRYGLPPPVDLVESASFLAQLAFIHERDAVAFMADSVARHGEQLGVVKALRLDVAVDLPPVGMITLRGQRPTAATAQFMECVRKVAKKD
- a CDS encoding NAD-dependent succinate-semialdehyde dehydrogenase — protein: MLGPLARRELLRDRNFIAGRWQGAAGGATLDVADPATLQVIARVADSGAADARAALDSAQAAFPAWRERTGRERAQLLKQWHALILAHQEDLARIISAEQGKPLAEARGEVLYGASYVEWFAEEATRAHGDIIPEPVRGKKLMAVKEPVGVVAAITPWNFPLAMIARKLAPALAAGCCVVAKPAEDTPLTALALVALAEEAGLPPGTINLVTASRERTPEVVDLWLRDARVRKITFTGSTPVGKQLARASADTLKKLSLELGGNAPFIVFEDADLDAAVAGLMAAKFRNGGQTCVCPNRVYVHESVHERFVDKLAARVGALTVGPATDDASQIGPMINARAVQKIERHVRDAQARGARVVVGGRALPDIGAGHYYAPTVLIDADPGMELAQEETFGPVVPVFRFADEDEAVRLANDTPFGLAAYFYSRDAARIWRVAERLESGIVGINEGALAAEAAPFGGIKESGYGREGSRHGLDDYMHLKYLCQGGLR
- a CDS encoding tripartite tricarboxylate transporter substrate binding protein; this translates as MNELNIRRRSVLLGAAAGAAGLALPQLALAADTYPERPITFICPWPAGGTADASMRAICQTAARVLKQPIAVENRAGAAGMIGAKAIASAKADGYTIGQIPISVTRFSQLGTLQADPRKDFTYLARTSGQTFGIAVQPGSRFKTLQEMVAHAKANPGKVTYAHAGVGGATHVGMEEFALAAGIQLNAIAYKGGAAALQDTLGGQVDMLADSSSWAPHVEAGKLRLLATWGEQRTPRFKDTPTLKELGFKVVVDAPNGIGAPAGLPPEVEKKLREALRVAVLSEEFKAVADRIDAPVMYLDGPDYRKYVGQVYEHETQLIERLKLKELLAKG
- a CDS encoding UxaA family hydrolase: MSPLIRLHPDDNVLVARAPLALGQVLDDFGVKLRAQVPAGHKVAARRIARGEPVYKYNAVIGVAARDIEPGDYVHSHNLALADFERDPGFGLDVRPVDYVPEDQRARFQGYVREDGRVGTRNFIGILSSVNCSATVISRIAAHFTPERLRDFPNVDGVAAFAQTTGCGMSSPSAHFDLLRRTLAGYARHPNLAGVLIVGLGCERNQVADLVDSQGLERGRLLRTMVMQEVGGTQETIAAGIRAVEEMLPLANAYRRQPVPASHIKVGLECGGSDGFSGITANPALGAAMDILVRHGGTAILSETPEIHGVEYMLTRRAVSPEVGRKLLQRLDWWKEYTRGHNGQFNGVVGPGNQAGGLANIFEKSLGSAMKGGTTPLQGVYEYAEPIDRSGFVFMDSPGYDPVAVTGQIASGANLICFTTGRGSMFGSKPAPTIKLATNSAMYEKLKGDMDVNCGAILDGELDVPAMGQRIFEAILRHASGEPTKSESLGLGDHEFVPWHLGIVS